A stretch of the Perca fluviatilis chromosome 17, GENO_Pfluv_1.0, whole genome shotgun sequence genome encodes the following:
- the fam163ba gene encoding protein FAM163B isoform X1, whose amino-acid sequence MTAGTVVITGGILATVILLLIIAVLCYCRLQYYCCKKEESESEEEEPDFAVTSRLPPVHSNHNIVAATAAASSIPNGPALFPTPPLARKLTRSQTFCPSCTHYELPFYLQPPPQPQIHHQPDGLRNGGDRIIYRSVQQQDLDLPVPVNITNYRKPNLARSVTMRDMFTRSCSISTDV is encoded by the exons ATGACAGCCGGGACAGTGGTCATCACTGGTGGAATTCTAGCTACAGTTATATTACTCCTTATCATCGCAGTACTGTGCTACTGTAGGCTGCAG TATTATTGCTGCAAGAAGGAAGAGTCCGagtcggaggaggaggagccagATTTTGCGGTTACGTCCCGCCTTCCACCTGTCCACTCCAATCACAACATTGTGGCGGCGACAGCTGCCGCCTCCTCCATCCCAAATGGCCCCGCCCTTTTCCCCACCCCTCCACTGGCCAGGAAACTAACGCGCTCACAGACCTTCTGTCCATCCTGTACACACTATGAGCTGCCTTTCTACCTCCAGCCCCCCCCTCAGCCGCAAATCCATCATCAACCAGATGGGTTGAGGAACGGAGGTGACCGGATCATCTACCGAAGCGTCCAACAGCAGGATCTGGACCTGCCAGTGCCTGTTAACATTACAAACTACCGTAAACCAAACCTTGCCCGATCAGTCACCATGAGGGACATGTTCACACGCAGCTGTAGCATCAGCACTGATGTTTAG
- the fam163ba gene encoding protein FAM163B isoform X2 — protein sequence MLYNWYYCCKKEESESEEEEPDFAVTSRLPPVHSNHNIVAATAAASSIPNGPALFPTPPLARKLTRSQTFCPSCTHYELPFYLQPPPQPQIHHQPDGLRNGGDRIIYRSVQQQDLDLPVPVNITNYRKPNLARSVTMRDMFTRSCSISTDV from the exons ATGCTGTACAATTGG TATTATTGCTGCAAGAAGGAAGAGTCCGagtcggaggaggaggagccagATTTTGCGGTTACGTCCCGCCTTCCACCTGTCCACTCCAATCACAACATTGTGGCGGCGACAGCTGCCGCCTCCTCCATCCCAAATGGCCCCGCCCTTTTCCCCACCCCTCCACTGGCCAGGAAACTAACGCGCTCACAGACCTTCTGTCCATCCTGTACACACTATGAGCTGCCTTTCTACCTCCAGCCCCCCCCTCAGCCGCAAATCCATCATCAACCAGATGGGTTGAGGAACGGAGGTGACCGGATCATCTACCGAAGCGTCCAACAGCAGGATCTGGACCTGCCAGTGCCTGTTAACATTACAAACTACCGTAAACCAAACCTTGCCCGATCAGTCACCATGAGGGACATGTTCACACGCAGCTGTAGCATCAGCACTGATGTTTAG